The following proteins are co-located in the Doryrhamphus excisus isolate RoL2022-K1 chromosome 3, RoL_Dexc_1.0, whole genome shotgun sequence genome:
- the sfmbt2 gene encoding scm-like with four MBT domains protein 2 isoform X1 — MQTLTFSKEEEVNTDSESMEDEEAEAEAEFNWQEYMEETGATAAPHTTFKHVEVSLQSSFQPGMKLEVANKSRPDTYWVATIITTCGQLLLLRFSGCADDRKADFWCDVMTADLHPVGWCAQNDKTLMPPEDKLRNAIKEKYSNWTDFLVQDLTGSRTAPANLLEGPLRGKNTVDLILQGSLLELRDVSDPSRSWPARVILNVGGRLRLRYAGLSDEHQAQDTWLFYLDVRLRPLGWAQENQLSMEPPTEFQSLKSTSDWQQVLEDAQRDGQTCALPLEVFKDQLDLPKHAFKLGMKLEMVSPWGRLGICPVSVTKVYNENYFQVTLDDLTVDAKPRSVLCHADSPGIMPIQWCLKNGISLEKPPGYEGLDFDWADYLKHSGTEAAPDACFPDTWQKRIFTKDTWLETVNHERPGEICVAQITQVRGRLLWLRLEGVAKQSSETIVDVESMDIFPVGWCEANAYPLTPPLKPVLPKQRKIAVVQPEKQLAPSHPVQSPPVSYCQPTPNDAANGRYCCSKIFVNHRCFSGPYLNKGRITELPQTVGPGKCTLVLKELLTMLTNAAYKPGRVLKELQELEEPSWDCQEETLKAKYKGKTYRSSIRIVRLAELIPDFCRKVCLKLQCCPNLISPVLVPDKCPESCFVQTKTKYSQSPNNINGVCAHRLTGRCVCTAYYYRKKRKLSKLLGGDDAGGGDAVKAKRRRKKRKSIFVQKKRRSSAVDYTPADSPQESDGDYEDEVGSRSGSEATSSEPRDELTDVSSVEVTASRQSRSVTLRRADNDDVAGNQEAPEGRRRSSRQLLCKYQPSKGQDVQEDSELVLDKNPLEWSVQEVVHFISSTDCASLASMFQEQDIDGQAMLLLTLPTVQECMDLKLGPAIKLCHHIERVKVAFYRQYAN, encoded by the exons ATGCAAACGCTGACCTTCAGcaaggaggaggaagtgaaCACAG ACAGCGAGTccatggaggacgaggaggcGGAGGCGGAGGCAGAGTTTAACTGGCAGGAGTATATGGAGGAGACGGGGGCTACCGCCGCCCCCCACACCACCTTCAAGCAT GTGGAGGTGAGCCTGCAGAGCAGCTTCCAGCCGGGCATGAAGCTGGAAGTGGCCAACAAGAGCAGACCAGACACGTACTGGGTGGCCACCATCATCACCACGTGCggtcagctgctgctgctgcgctTCAGTGGCTGCGCCGACGACCGCAAGGCTGACTTCTGGTGCGATGTCATGACGGCCGATCTGCACCCGGTGGGCTGGTGTGCTCAAAACGACAAGACCCTCATGCCGCCAGAAG ATAAACTGAGAAATG CCATCAAAGAGAAATACAGTAACTGGACTGACTTTCTGGTCCAGGACCTGACCGGCTCCAGAACGGCTCCGGCCAACTTACTGGAAGGG CCCTTGCGAGGTAAGAACACGGTGGACCTGATCCTCCAAGGTTCCCTTCTGGAACTACGCGACGTCTCTGACCCGTCCCGCTCCTGGCCGGCGCGTGTCATCCTTAATGTCGGCGGCAGGCTGCGTCTTCGCTACGCTGGCCTCTCAGATGAGCACCAGGCTCAGGATACCTGGCTCTTCTACCTGGATGTGAGGCTCCGCCCTCTCGGATGGGCGCAAGAGAACCAGCTCTCCATGGAGCCGCCCACAG AGTTCCAATCTCTAAAGAGCACCTCTGACTGGCAGCAGGTTTTAGAGGATGCTCAGAGAGACGGACAGACGTGTGCGCTGCCCCTTGAGGTGTTCAAG GACCAGTTGGACCTGCCCAAGCACGCCTTCAAGCTGGGCATGAAGCTGGAGATGGTTTCCCCCTGGGGCCGCCTTGGCATCTGCCCCGTGTCTGTCACCAAG GTGTACAATGAGAACTACTTCCAGGTCACGCTGGATGACCTCACCGTAGACGCCAAGCCACGGTCGGTGTTGTGTCACGCCGATTCGCCGGGCATCATGCCCATACAGTGGTGTCTGAAGAACGGCATCAGCTTGGAGAAGCCGCCGGGCTACGAGGGTCTGGACTTCGATTGGGCCGACTACCTCAAGCACAGTGGGACTGAAGCGGCCCCTGACGCCTGCTTCCCTGAT ACGTGGCAAAAGCGTATCTTTACCAAAGACACGTGGCTGGAGACGGTGAACCACGAGCGGCCGGGTGAGATTTGCGTGGCCCAGATCACACAAGTCAGGGGACGCCTGCTGTGGCTCAGACTGGAAG GTGTGGCCAAACAGTCTTCAGAGACCATTGTGGACGTGGAGTCCATGGACATCTTCCCTGTGGGCTGGTGTGAGGCTAATGCTTACCCTTTGACCCCTCCTCTCAAACCTGTCT TACCAAAGCAAAGGAAGATAGCAGTGGTCCAGCCAGAGAAGCA GTTGGCACCATCCCACCCAGTCCAGAGTCCTCCTGTCAGTTACTGCCAGCCCACCCCAAATGATGCAG CTAATGGACGCTACTGCTGCTCCAAAATCTTTGTCAACCACCGTTGCTTCTCTGGACCGTACCTCAACAAGGGCCGCATCACCGAGCTTCCCCAGACGGTTGGCCCCGGGAAATGCACGCTGGTCCTCAAAGAG CTCCTCACCATGCTCACCAACGCCGCCTACAAGCCTGGGCGCGTCCTCAAGGAGCTGCAGGAGCTGGAGGAGCCGAGCTGGGACTGCCAGGAGGAGACCTTGAAAGCCAA ATACAAAGGGAAAACGTACCGCTCCAGCATCAGAATCGTGCGCTTGGCCGAGCTCATCCCGGACTTCTGCCGCAAAGTGTGCCTAAAGCTTCAATGCTGCCCGAACCTCATCAGTCCTGTCCTCGTACCCGATAAGTGCCCAGAAAGCTGCTTTGTCCAGACAAAAACCAAATACAGTCAGTCTCCCAACAACATAAACGGCGTGTGTGCTCATCGTCTTACTGGACGCTGCGTGTGTACAGCTTATTACtacaggaagaagaggaagctgTCAAAGCTGCTGGGAGGCGATGACGCCGGAGGGGGTGATGCGGTCAAAGCGAAACGCCGCAGGAAGAAGCGGAAGAGCATCTTTGTGCAGAAGAAGAGGCGCTCTTCAGCGGTGGACTACACTCCTGCTGACTCACCTCAG GAAAGTGATGGAGACTACGAGGACGAGGTGGGGTCGCGGTCGGGGAGCGAGGCCACCAGCTCGGAGCCGCGGGACGAATTGACTGATGTCTCCTCGGTGGAGGTGACCGCCAGTCGCCAAAGCCGCTCCGTTACGCTGCGCCGGGCGGACAATGACGATGTCGCCGGCAACCAGGAGGCGCCAGAGGGACGCCGCAGGTCAAGTCGTCAGCTCCTCTGCAAGTACCAGCCAAGCAAAGGTCAAGACGTGCAG GAGGACAGCGAGTTGGTTCTAGACAAAAACCCTCTGGAGTGGAGCGTCCAGGAAGTGGTCCACTTCATCAGCTCTACGGATTGCGCTTCGCTGGCTAGCATGTTCCAGGAGCAG GACATCGACGGTCAGGCCATGCTGCTGCTGACGCTCCCCACCGTGCAGGAGTGCATGGACCTGAAGCTGGGCCCCGCCATCAAGCTGTGCCACCACATTGAGCGTGTCAAGGTGGCCTTCTACAGACAGTACGCCAACTGA
- the sfmbt2 gene encoding scm-like with four MBT domains protein 2 isoform X3, with translation MEDEEAEAEAEFNWQEYMEETGATAAPHTTFKHVEVSLQSSFQPGMKLEVANKSRPDTYWVATIITTCGQLLLLRFSGCADDRKADFWCDVMTADLHPVGWCAQNDKTLMPPEDKLRNAIKEKYSNWTDFLVQDLTGSRTAPANLLEGPLRGKNTVDLILQGSLLELRDVSDPSRSWPARVILNVGGRLRLRYAGLSDEHQAQDTWLFYLDVRLRPLGWAQENQLSMEPPTEFQSLKSTSDWQQVLEDAQRDGQTCALPLEVFKDQLDLPKHAFKLGMKLEMVSPWGRLGICPVSVTKVYNENYFQVTLDDLTVDAKPRSVLCHADSPGIMPIQWCLKNGISLEKPPGYEGLDFDWADYLKHSGTEAAPDACFPDTWQKRIFTKDTWLETVNHERPGEICVAQITQVRGRLLWLRLEGVAKQSSETIVDVESMDIFPVGWCEANAYPLTPPLKPVLPKQRKIAVVQPEKQLAPSHPVQSPPVSYCQPTPNDAANGRYCCSKIFVNHRCFSGPYLNKGRITELPQTVGPGKCTLVLKELLTMLTNAAYKPGRVLKELQELEEPSWDCQEETLKAKYKGKTYRSSIRIVRLAELIPDFCRKVCLKLQCCPNLISPVLVPDKCPESCFVQTKTKYSQSPNNINGVCAHRLTGRCVCTAYYYRKKRKLSKLLGGDDAGGGDAVKAKRRRKKRKSIFVQKKRRSSAVDYTPADSPQESDGDYEDEVGSRSGSEATSSEPRDELTDVSSVEVTASRQSRSVTLRRADNDDVAGNQEAPEGRRRSSRQLLCKYQPSKGQDVQEDSELVLDKNPLEWSVQEVVHFISSTDCASLASMFQEQDIDGQAMLLLTLPTVQECMDLKLGPAIKLCHHIERVKVAFYRQYAN, from the exons atggaggacgaggaggcGGAGGCGGAGGCAGAGTTTAACTGGCAGGAGTATATGGAGGAGACGGGGGCTACCGCCGCCCCCCACACCACCTTCAAGCAT GTGGAGGTGAGCCTGCAGAGCAGCTTCCAGCCGGGCATGAAGCTGGAAGTGGCCAACAAGAGCAGACCAGACACGTACTGGGTGGCCACCATCATCACCACGTGCggtcagctgctgctgctgcgctTCAGTGGCTGCGCCGACGACCGCAAGGCTGACTTCTGGTGCGATGTCATGACGGCCGATCTGCACCCGGTGGGCTGGTGTGCTCAAAACGACAAGACCCTCATGCCGCCAGAAG ATAAACTGAGAAATG CCATCAAAGAGAAATACAGTAACTGGACTGACTTTCTGGTCCAGGACCTGACCGGCTCCAGAACGGCTCCGGCCAACTTACTGGAAGGG CCCTTGCGAGGTAAGAACACGGTGGACCTGATCCTCCAAGGTTCCCTTCTGGAACTACGCGACGTCTCTGACCCGTCCCGCTCCTGGCCGGCGCGTGTCATCCTTAATGTCGGCGGCAGGCTGCGTCTTCGCTACGCTGGCCTCTCAGATGAGCACCAGGCTCAGGATACCTGGCTCTTCTACCTGGATGTGAGGCTCCGCCCTCTCGGATGGGCGCAAGAGAACCAGCTCTCCATGGAGCCGCCCACAG AGTTCCAATCTCTAAAGAGCACCTCTGACTGGCAGCAGGTTTTAGAGGATGCTCAGAGAGACGGACAGACGTGTGCGCTGCCCCTTGAGGTGTTCAAG GACCAGTTGGACCTGCCCAAGCACGCCTTCAAGCTGGGCATGAAGCTGGAGATGGTTTCCCCCTGGGGCCGCCTTGGCATCTGCCCCGTGTCTGTCACCAAG GTGTACAATGAGAACTACTTCCAGGTCACGCTGGATGACCTCACCGTAGACGCCAAGCCACGGTCGGTGTTGTGTCACGCCGATTCGCCGGGCATCATGCCCATACAGTGGTGTCTGAAGAACGGCATCAGCTTGGAGAAGCCGCCGGGCTACGAGGGTCTGGACTTCGATTGGGCCGACTACCTCAAGCACAGTGGGACTGAAGCGGCCCCTGACGCCTGCTTCCCTGAT ACGTGGCAAAAGCGTATCTTTACCAAAGACACGTGGCTGGAGACGGTGAACCACGAGCGGCCGGGTGAGATTTGCGTGGCCCAGATCACACAAGTCAGGGGACGCCTGCTGTGGCTCAGACTGGAAG GTGTGGCCAAACAGTCTTCAGAGACCATTGTGGACGTGGAGTCCATGGACATCTTCCCTGTGGGCTGGTGTGAGGCTAATGCTTACCCTTTGACCCCTCCTCTCAAACCTGTCT TACCAAAGCAAAGGAAGATAGCAGTGGTCCAGCCAGAGAAGCA GTTGGCACCATCCCACCCAGTCCAGAGTCCTCCTGTCAGTTACTGCCAGCCCACCCCAAATGATGCAG CTAATGGACGCTACTGCTGCTCCAAAATCTTTGTCAACCACCGTTGCTTCTCTGGACCGTACCTCAACAAGGGCCGCATCACCGAGCTTCCCCAGACGGTTGGCCCCGGGAAATGCACGCTGGTCCTCAAAGAG CTCCTCACCATGCTCACCAACGCCGCCTACAAGCCTGGGCGCGTCCTCAAGGAGCTGCAGGAGCTGGAGGAGCCGAGCTGGGACTGCCAGGAGGAGACCTTGAAAGCCAA ATACAAAGGGAAAACGTACCGCTCCAGCATCAGAATCGTGCGCTTGGCCGAGCTCATCCCGGACTTCTGCCGCAAAGTGTGCCTAAAGCTTCAATGCTGCCCGAACCTCATCAGTCCTGTCCTCGTACCCGATAAGTGCCCAGAAAGCTGCTTTGTCCAGACAAAAACCAAATACAGTCAGTCTCCCAACAACATAAACGGCGTGTGTGCTCATCGTCTTACTGGACGCTGCGTGTGTACAGCTTATTACtacaggaagaagaggaagctgTCAAAGCTGCTGGGAGGCGATGACGCCGGAGGGGGTGATGCGGTCAAAGCGAAACGCCGCAGGAAGAAGCGGAAGAGCATCTTTGTGCAGAAGAAGAGGCGCTCTTCAGCGGTGGACTACACTCCTGCTGACTCACCTCAG GAAAGTGATGGAGACTACGAGGACGAGGTGGGGTCGCGGTCGGGGAGCGAGGCCACCAGCTCGGAGCCGCGGGACGAATTGACTGATGTCTCCTCGGTGGAGGTGACCGCCAGTCGCCAAAGCCGCTCCGTTACGCTGCGCCGGGCGGACAATGACGATGTCGCCGGCAACCAGGAGGCGCCAGAGGGACGCCGCAGGTCAAGTCGTCAGCTCCTCTGCAAGTACCAGCCAAGCAAAGGTCAAGACGTGCAG GAGGACAGCGAGTTGGTTCTAGACAAAAACCCTCTGGAGTGGAGCGTCCAGGAAGTGGTCCACTTCATCAGCTCTACGGATTGCGCTTCGCTGGCTAGCATGTTCCAGGAGCAG GACATCGACGGTCAGGCCATGCTGCTGCTGACGCTCCCCACCGTGCAGGAGTGCATGGACCTGAAGCTGGGCCCCGCCATCAAGCTGTGCCACCACATTGAGCGTGTCAAGGTGGCCTTCTACAGACAGTACGCCAACTGA
- the sfmbt2 gene encoding scm-like with four MBT domains protein 2 isoform X2: MQTLTFSKEEEVNTDSESMEDEEAEAEAEFNWQEYMEETGATAAPHTTFKHVEVSLQSSFQPGMKLEVANKSRPDTYWVATIITTCGQLLLLRFSGCADDRKADFWCDVMTADLHPVGWCAQNDKTLMPPEAIKEKYSNWTDFLVQDLTGSRTAPANLLEGPLRGKNTVDLILQGSLLELRDVSDPSRSWPARVILNVGGRLRLRYAGLSDEHQAQDTWLFYLDVRLRPLGWAQENQLSMEPPTEFQSLKSTSDWQQVLEDAQRDGQTCALPLEVFKDQLDLPKHAFKLGMKLEMVSPWGRLGICPVSVTKVYNENYFQVTLDDLTVDAKPRSVLCHADSPGIMPIQWCLKNGISLEKPPGYEGLDFDWADYLKHSGTEAAPDACFPDTWQKRIFTKDTWLETVNHERPGEICVAQITQVRGRLLWLRLEGVAKQSSETIVDVESMDIFPVGWCEANAYPLTPPLKPVLPKQRKIAVVQPEKQLAPSHPVQSPPVSYCQPTPNDAANGRYCCSKIFVNHRCFSGPYLNKGRITELPQTVGPGKCTLVLKELLTMLTNAAYKPGRVLKELQELEEPSWDCQEETLKAKYKGKTYRSSIRIVRLAELIPDFCRKVCLKLQCCPNLISPVLVPDKCPESCFVQTKTKYSQSPNNINGVCAHRLTGRCVCTAYYYRKKRKLSKLLGGDDAGGGDAVKAKRRRKKRKSIFVQKKRRSSAVDYTPADSPQESDGDYEDEVGSRSGSEATSSEPRDELTDVSSVEVTASRQSRSVTLRRADNDDVAGNQEAPEGRRRSSRQLLCKYQPSKGQDVQEDSELVLDKNPLEWSVQEVVHFISSTDCASLASMFQEQDIDGQAMLLLTLPTVQECMDLKLGPAIKLCHHIERVKVAFYRQYAN; the protein is encoded by the exons ATGCAAACGCTGACCTTCAGcaaggaggaggaagtgaaCACAG ACAGCGAGTccatggaggacgaggaggcGGAGGCGGAGGCAGAGTTTAACTGGCAGGAGTATATGGAGGAGACGGGGGCTACCGCCGCCCCCCACACCACCTTCAAGCAT GTGGAGGTGAGCCTGCAGAGCAGCTTCCAGCCGGGCATGAAGCTGGAAGTGGCCAACAAGAGCAGACCAGACACGTACTGGGTGGCCACCATCATCACCACGTGCggtcagctgctgctgctgcgctTCAGTGGCTGCGCCGACGACCGCAAGGCTGACTTCTGGTGCGATGTCATGACGGCCGATCTGCACCCGGTGGGCTGGTGTGCTCAAAACGACAAGACCCTCATGCCGCCAGAAG CCATCAAAGAGAAATACAGTAACTGGACTGACTTTCTGGTCCAGGACCTGACCGGCTCCAGAACGGCTCCGGCCAACTTACTGGAAGGG CCCTTGCGAGGTAAGAACACGGTGGACCTGATCCTCCAAGGTTCCCTTCTGGAACTACGCGACGTCTCTGACCCGTCCCGCTCCTGGCCGGCGCGTGTCATCCTTAATGTCGGCGGCAGGCTGCGTCTTCGCTACGCTGGCCTCTCAGATGAGCACCAGGCTCAGGATACCTGGCTCTTCTACCTGGATGTGAGGCTCCGCCCTCTCGGATGGGCGCAAGAGAACCAGCTCTCCATGGAGCCGCCCACAG AGTTCCAATCTCTAAAGAGCACCTCTGACTGGCAGCAGGTTTTAGAGGATGCTCAGAGAGACGGACAGACGTGTGCGCTGCCCCTTGAGGTGTTCAAG GACCAGTTGGACCTGCCCAAGCACGCCTTCAAGCTGGGCATGAAGCTGGAGATGGTTTCCCCCTGGGGCCGCCTTGGCATCTGCCCCGTGTCTGTCACCAAG GTGTACAATGAGAACTACTTCCAGGTCACGCTGGATGACCTCACCGTAGACGCCAAGCCACGGTCGGTGTTGTGTCACGCCGATTCGCCGGGCATCATGCCCATACAGTGGTGTCTGAAGAACGGCATCAGCTTGGAGAAGCCGCCGGGCTACGAGGGTCTGGACTTCGATTGGGCCGACTACCTCAAGCACAGTGGGACTGAAGCGGCCCCTGACGCCTGCTTCCCTGAT ACGTGGCAAAAGCGTATCTTTACCAAAGACACGTGGCTGGAGACGGTGAACCACGAGCGGCCGGGTGAGATTTGCGTGGCCCAGATCACACAAGTCAGGGGACGCCTGCTGTGGCTCAGACTGGAAG GTGTGGCCAAACAGTCTTCAGAGACCATTGTGGACGTGGAGTCCATGGACATCTTCCCTGTGGGCTGGTGTGAGGCTAATGCTTACCCTTTGACCCCTCCTCTCAAACCTGTCT TACCAAAGCAAAGGAAGATAGCAGTGGTCCAGCCAGAGAAGCA GTTGGCACCATCCCACCCAGTCCAGAGTCCTCCTGTCAGTTACTGCCAGCCCACCCCAAATGATGCAG CTAATGGACGCTACTGCTGCTCCAAAATCTTTGTCAACCACCGTTGCTTCTCTGGACCGTACCTCAACAAGGGCCGCATCACCGAGCTTCCCCAGACGGTTGGCCCCGGGAAATGCACGCTGGTCCTCAAAGAG CTCCTCACCATGCTCACCAACGCCGCCTACAAGCCTGGGCGCGTCCTCAAGGAGCTGCAGGAGCTGGAGGAGCCGAGCTGGGACTGCCAGGAGGAGACCTTGAAAGCCAA ATACAAAGGGAAAACGTACCGCTCCAGCATCAGAATCGTGCGCTTGGCCGAGCTCATCCCGGACTTCTGCCGCAAAGTGTGCCTAAAGCTTCAATGCTGCCCGAACCTCATCAGTCCTGTCCTCGTACCCGATAAGTGCCCAGAAAGCTGCTTTGTCCAGACAAAAACCAAATACAGTCAGTCTCCCAACAACATAAACGGCGTGTGTGCTCATCGTCTTACTGGACGCTGCGTGTGTACAGCTTATTACtacaggaagaagaggaagctgTCAAAGCTGCTGGGAGGCGATGACGCCGGAGGGGGTGATGCGGTCAAAGCGAAACGCCGCAGGAAGAAGCGGAAGAGCATCTTTGTGCAGAAGAAGAGGCGCTCTTCAGCGGTGGACTACACTCCTGCTGACTCACCTCAG GAAAGTGATGGAGACTACGAGGACGAGGTGGGGTCGCGGTCGGGGAGCGAGGCCACCAGCTCGGAGCCGCGGGACGAATTGACTGATGTCTCCTCGGTGGAGGTGACCGCCAGTCGCCAAAGCCGCTCCGTTACGCTGCGCCGGGCGGACAATGACGATGTCGCCGGCAACCAGGAGGCGCCAGAGGGACGCCGCAGGTCAAGTCGTCAGCTCCTCTGCAAGTACCAGCCAAGCAAAGGTCAAGACGTGCAG GAGGACAGCGAGTTGGTTCTAGACAAAAACCCTCTGGAGTGGAGCGTCCAGGAAGTGGTCCACTTCATCAGCTCTACGGATTGCGCTTCGCTGGCTAGCATGTTCCAGGAGCAG GACATCGACGGTCAGGCCATGCTGCTGCTGACGCTCCCCACCGTGCAGGAGTGCATGGACCTGAAGCTGGGCCCCGCCATCAAGCTGTGCCACCACATTGAGCGTGTCAAGGTGGCCTTCTACAGACAGTACGCCAACTGA
- the sfmbt2 gene encoding scm-like with four MBT domains protein 2 isoform X4 produces the protein MQTLTFSKEEEVNTDSESMEDEEAEAEAEFNWQEYMEETGATAAPHTTFKHVEVSLQSSFQPGMKLEVANKSRPDTYWVATIITTCGQLLLLRFSGCADDRKADFWCDVMTADLHPVGWCAQNDKTLMPPEDKLRNAIKEKYSNWTDFLVQDLTGSRTAPANLLEGPLRGKNTVDLILQGSLLELRDVSDPSRSWPARVILNVGGRLRLRYAGLSDEHQAQDTWLFYLDVRLRPLGWAQENQLSMEPPTEFQSLKSTSDWQQVLEDAQRDGQTCALPLEVFKDQLDLPKHAFKLGMKLEMVSPWGRLGICPVSVTKVYNENYFQVTLDDLTVDAKPRSVLCHADSPGIMPIQWCLKNGISLEKPPGYEGLDFDWADYLKHSGTEAAPDACFPDTWQKRIFTKDTWLETVNHERPGEICVAQITQVRGRLLWLRLEGVAKQSSETIVDVESMDIFPVGWCEANAYPLTPPLKPVLPKQRKIAVVQPEKQLAPSHPVQSPPVSYCQPTPNDAANGRYCCSKIFVNHRCFSGPYLNKGRITELPQTVGPGKCTLVLKELLTMLTNAAYKPGRVLKELQELEEPSWDCQEETLKAKYKGKTYRSSIRIVRLAELIPDFCRKVCLKLQCCPNLISPVLVPDKCPESCFVQTKTKYTYYYRKKRKLSKLLGGDDAGGGDAVKAKRRRKKRKSIFVQKKRRSSAVDYTPADSPQESDGDYEDEVGSRSGSEATSSEPRDELTDVSSVEVTASRQSRSVTLRRADNDDVAGNQEAPEGRRRSSRQLLCKYQPSKGQDVQEDSELVLDKNPLEWSVQEVVHFISSTDCASLASMFQEQDIDGQAMLLLTLPTVQECMDLKLGPAIKLCHHIERVKVAFYRQYAN, from the exons ATGCAAACGCTGACCTTCAGcaaggaggaggaagtgaaCACAG ACAGCGAGTccatggaggacgaggaggcGGAGGCGGAGGCAGAGTTTAACTGGCAGGAGTATATGGAGGAGACGGGGGCTACCGCCGCCCCCCACACCACCTTCAAGCAT GTGGAGGTGAGCCTGCAGAGCAGCTTCCAGCCGGGCATGAAGCTGGAAGTGGCCAACAAGAGCAGACCAGACACGTACTGGGTGGCCACCATCATCACCACGTGCggtcagctgctgctgctgcgctTCAGTGGCTGCGCCGACGACCGCAAGGCTGACTTCTGGTGCGATGTCATGACGGCCGATCTGCACCCGGTGGGCTGGTGTGCTCAAAACGACAAGACCCTCATGCCGCCAGAAG ATAAACTGAGAAATG CCATCAAAGAGAAATACAGTAACTGGACTGACTTTCTGGTCCAGGACCTGACCGGCTCCAGAACGGCTCCGGCCAACTTACTGGAAGGG CCCTTGCGAGGTAAGAACACGGTGGACCTGATCCTCCAAGGTTCCCTTCTGGAACTACGCGACGTCTCTGACCCGTCCCGCTCCTGGCCGGCGCGTGTCATCCTTAATGTCGGCGGCAGGCTGCGTCTTCGCTACGCTGGCCTCTCAGATGAGCACCAGGCTCAGGATACCTGGCTCTTCTACCTGGATGTGAGGCTCCGCCCTCTCGGATGGGCGCAAGAGAACCAGCTCTCCATGGAGCCGCCCACAG AGTTCCAATCTCTAAAGAGCACCTCTGACTGGCAGCAGGTTTTAGAGGATGCTCAGAGAGACGGACAGACGTGTGCGCTGCCCCTTGAGGTGTTCAAG GACCAGTTGGACCTGCCCAAGCACGCCTTCAAGCTGGGCATGAAGCTGGAGATGGTTTCCCCCTGGGGCCGCCTTGGCATCTGCCCCGTGTCTGTCACCAAG GTGTACAATGAGAACTACTTCCAGGTCACGCTGGATGACCTCACCGTAGACGCCAAGCCACGGTCGGTGTTGTGTCACGCCGATTCGCCGGGCATCATGCCCATACAGTGGTGTCTGAAGAACGGCATCAGCTTGGAGAAGCCGCCGGGCTACGAGGGTCTGGACTTCGATTGGGCCGACTACCTCAAGCACAGTGGGACTGAAGCGGCCCCTGACGCCTGCTTCCCTGAT ACGTGGCAAAAGCGTATCTTTACCAAAGACACGTGGCTGGAGACGGTGAACCACGAGCGGCCGGGTGAGATTTGCGTGGCCCAGATCACACAAGTCAGGGGACGCCTGCTGTGGCTCAGACTGGAAG GTGTGGCCAAACAGTCTTCAGAGACCATTGTGGACGTGGAGTCCATGGACATCTTCCCTGTGGGCTGGTGTGAGGCTAATGCTTACCCTTTGACCCCTCCTCTCAAACCTGTCT TACCAAAGCAAAGGAAGATAGCAGTGGTCCAGCCAGAGAAGCA GTTGGCACCATCCCACCCAGTCCAGAGTCCTCCTGTCAGTTACTGCCAGCCCACCCCAAATGATGCAG CTAATGGACGCTACTGCTGCTCCAAAATCTTTGTCAACCACCGTTGCTTCTCTGGACCGTACCTCAACAAGGGCCGCATCACCGAGCTTCCCCAGACGGTTGGCCCCGGGAAATGCACGCTGGTCCTCAAAGAG CTCCTCACCATGCTCACCAACGCCGCCTACAAGCCTGGGCGCGTCCTCAAGGAGCTGCAGGAGCTGGAGGAGCCGAGCTGGGACTGCCAGGAGGAGACCTTGAAAGCCAA ATACAAAGGGAAAACGTACCGCTCCAGCATCAGAATCGTGCGCTTGGCCGAGCTCATCCCGGACTTCTGCCGCAAAGTGTGCCTAAAGCTTCAATGCTGCCCGAACCTCATCAGTCCTGTCCTCGTACCCGATAAGTGCCCAGAAAGCTGCTTTGTCCAGACAAAAACCAAATACA CTTATTACtacaggaagaagaggaagctgTCAAAGCTGCTGGGAGGCGATGACGCCGGAGGGGGTGATGCGGTCAAAGCGAAACGCCGCAGGAAGAAGCGGAAGAGCATCTTTGTGCAGAAGAAGAGGCGCTCTTCAGCGGTGGACTACACTCCTGCTGACTCACCTCAG GAAAGTGATGGAGACTACGAGGACGAGGTGGGGTCGCGGTCGGGGAGCGAGGCCACCAGCTCGGAGCCGCGGGACGAATTGACTGATGTCTCCTCGGTGGAGGTGACCGCCAGTCGCCAAAGCCGCTCCGTTACGCTGCGCCGGGCGGACAATGACGATGTCGCCGGCAACCAGGAGGCGCCAGAGGGACGCCGCAGGTCAAGTCGTCAGCTCCTCTGCAAGTACCAGCCAAGCAAAGGTCAAGACGTGCAG GAGGACAGCGAGTTGGTTCTAGACAAAAACCCTCTGGAGTGGAGCGTCCAGGAAGTGGTCCACTTCATCAGCTCTACGGATTGCGCTTCGCTGGCTAGCATGTTCCAGGAGCAG GACATCGACGGTCAGGCCATGCTGCTGCTGACGCTCCCCACCGTGCAGGAGTGCATGGACCTGAAGCTGGGCCCCGCCATCAAGCTGTGCCACCACATTGAGCGTGTCAAGGTGGCCTTCTACAGACAGTACGCCAACTGA